The sequence CGCCGACGCGGTGGAACTCGACGTCGACGCCGTCGCCGACGGCGAGGATGTCCTCATCGGCGGCGTGATGGAACACGTCGAGAGCGCCGGCGTCCACTCCGGCGACTCGGCGTGCATGATCCCGCCGCAGGCTGACGAAATCACGGGTGTCATGGACCGCGTGCGCGAGGTGACGCTGGAAATCGCCCGTGCGCTCGACACCGTGGGCCTGCTGAACGTCCAGCTCGCCGTCAAGGACGGCACGGTGTACGTCCTCGAGGCCAACCCGCGCTCCTCGCGGACGGTCCCCTTCGTCTCGAAGGCGACGGGCGTCCCCATCGCCAAGATCGCGGCGAAGGTGATGGCGGGCCACAGCCTCGACGAACTCGACGTGGACGAGCAGATTCCGGAGAAAGTGAGCGTGAAGGAAGTCGTCCTACCGTTCGACCGTCTGGCGGGCAGCGACCCACGTCTCGGCCCGGAGATGAAGTCGACGGGCGAGGTGATGGGCACGGCCCAGCACTTCGGCAAGGCCTACGAGAAGGCCCAGGCCGCGACGGGCAAGGCCATTCCCGAGGAGGGGACGGCCGTCGTCGACCTCTCGGCGTCGGAGTTCCCCGGTCCCGGCACCGAGGAGGGACAGGCGCTCATCGACGGATTCAGCGACTTCTTCGACGTGCAGGAGTTCGACGACCTCCGGACGGCCATCCGCGCTGGCAAGGTCGATGTCATCGTTTCGCGGAACCGGGACGCGCTCGAAGTCGCCGTCGAGGAGGACATCACGTACTTCTCGACGCACGCGTCGGCGAAGGCGGTCCTCGAGGGACTGCGCCACCGTGACGACCCCATCGACGTGGAGGCCATCTCGGACCGCCCGCGCCGGCAGACGAACTGGGGCGCCTAGTCCAGTTTTCCGAGCGCTTCGAAGAAATCCGAGGTCGGCCCGGCGATCCGCACCGGCGAATCGGCGCGGCTGATCCGCACCTCGGTCGGCGGATCGAGTTCGCGAAGCACGCGCCCGTCGCCGATGACGACGGCGCGGTCGGCGTCCGTGACGCCGACGGTTATCTCACTGTCCGGCGCGACGGCGAGCGGCGGCATTCCCTCTCGGGCGCACATCTCGTTGACGACGAGAGCGTCGACGTCGGGGTGGATCAGCGGGCCGGACTCGCTGAGGTTGTAGGCCGTGCTCCCGGTCGGCGTAGCCACGAGAACGCCGTCGGCGCGTCCCACGGAGTACTGCGACCCGTCGACACGGACATCGATGTCGACGCCGCCGCCGGGACCGCGGATCGGCCCCTGCACCACGAGTTCGTTGGTCGTCGCCGCCGTGGTCCATCCGTCGCCGCTGGCGGAGAGGCGAGGGGCCTCGCGGACCGTCAACTCGCCGGCGCGGAAGACCGCCACCTCGTCGAGGACCGTCTCGACGGCCTCGTCCGGGCCGACGGCGTTGAGAAAGCCGACTTCGCCGAGGTTGACGCCGAGGATGGGCGTGCCGTCGGCGCCGCGGGCGGCATAGAGGAAGGTACCGTCGCCGCCGATGCTGATCACGAGGTCGCAGGC comes from Haloplanus sp. XH21 and encodes:
- a CDS encoding NAD(+)/NADH kinase, whose protein sequence is MYVGIVAQRDNSRAAFLAAELRRRLREEDVSVAVDTTTAETLDLDGSPVESFDACDLVISIGGDGTFLYAARGADGTPILGVNLGEVGFLNAVGPDEAVETVLDEVAVFRAGELTVREAPRLSASGDGWTTAATTNELVVQGPIRGPGGGVDIDVRVDGSQYSVGRADGVLVATPTGSTAYNLSESGPLIHPDVDALVVNEMCAREGMPPLAVAPDSEITVGVTDADRAVVIGDGRVLRELDPPTEVRISRADSPVRIAGPTSDFFEALGKLD